One stretch of Cellulomonas wangsupingiae DNA includes these proteins:
- a CDS encoding DUF916 domain-containing protein — protein MTTTRRARVAAAAVTAAAVLGAAVTWTAPAHAGPPLALATDPAAADPAAADPAAAPAGTPGGVTWSVEPADAAGPDGRVSLRHVVDPGGAVSDHVTVRNFSDRAASFTLYPHDGVVNEEGAFDVLPGDEPVTRAGAWITLGTVAGAQVVGDGRLLLEVPAASAVVVPLEVAVPDDATPGDHAAGVVAELAPADGQAVRVASRVGVRLHLRVSGDVVASLVPRDVRATWRPSWNPFARGTVRVTYVVGNAGNVRLGAGTRTTLGGPFGVGGSAAATEDVREILPGGSTTVTADLAAWPLVRSAGRVEVVPATVGQDRVDVPLPVARASYAAWTLPWAQLALVLLVGGGAVLVRWWRRRAAAGVQARIDAAVARALVDGRGGVDAVDAADGLPVGGAGGAATATRPPDRPTI, from the coding sequence ATGACGACGACGAGACGCGCGCGCGTGGCCGCGGCCGCGGTGACGGCCGCCGCCGTGCTCGGTGCCGCGGTGACGTGGACGGCGCCCGCCCACGCCGGTCCGCCGCTCGCCCTGGCGACCGACCCGGCGGCGGCCGACCCGGCGGCGGCCGACCCGGCGGCGGCCCCGGCCGGCACGCCGGGAGGGGTCACCTGGTCGGTCGAGCCGGCCGACGCGGCCGGCCCCGACGGCCGGGTGTCCCTGCGGCACGTCGTGGACCCCGGCGGGGCGGTGTCCGACCACGTGACGGTCCGCAACTTCAGCGACCGGGCGGCGAGCTTCACGCTCTACCCGCACGACGGGGTCGTCAACGAGGAGGGGGCGTTCGACGTGCTGCCGGGCGACGAGCCCGTCACCCGCGCGGGCGCCTGGATCACGCTGGGGACGGTCGCCGGCGCGCAGGTCGTCGGCGACGGGCGGCTCCTGCTCGAGGTCCCGGCCGCGTCGGCCGTGGTCGTGCCCCTCGAGGTCGCCGTGCCCGACGACGCGACGCCCGGCGACCACGCCGCGGGCGTCGTGGCCGAGCTGGCACCGGCCGACGGCCAGGCCGTGCGGGTGGCCTCCCGTGTCGGCGTCCGCCTCCACCTGCGGGTGTCCGGTGACGTCGTCGCGTCCCTCGTGCCGCGCGACGTGCGGGCGACCTGGCGGCCCTCGTGGAACCCGTTCGCCCGTGGCACCGTACGGGTCACCTACGTCGTCGGGAACGCGGGCAACGTCCGCCTCGGCGCGGGCACCCGCACGACGCTCGGCGGGCCGTTCGGCGTGGGCGGGTCCGCCGCCGCGACGGAGGACGTGCGCGAGATCCTGCCCGGCGGGTCGACGACCGTGACCGCGGACCTCGCGGCGTGGCCGCTGGTCCGCTCGGCGGGTCGCGTCGAGGTCGTCCCCGCGACGGTCGGCCAGGACCGGGTCGACGTCCCGCTGCCGGTCGCGCGGGCGTCGTACGCGGCGTGGACGCTGCCCTGGGCACAGCTCGCCCTGGTGCTCCTCGTGGGCGGCGGTGCGGTGCTCGTGCGCTGGTGGCGGCGGCGCGCGGCCGCGGGGGTGCAGGCGCGGATCGACGCCGCCGTGGCCCGGGCGCTCGTGGACGGTCGGGGCGGGGTCGACGCGGTCGACGCGGCCGACGGGCTCCCCGTGGGCGGCGCCGGCGGTGCGGCCACCGCGACACGCCCGCCGGATCGCCCGACGATCTGA
- the nrdD gene encoding anaerobic ribonucleoside-triphosphate reductase, with the protein MAVEAAAAAGTPQDHVGLLVRKRDGRTLSFDAGRIRAALAKGFVEVHGDLDPLAELTIADLVERAVTELEQRFTGEVRIYEIQNVVEHTLLESGQYDVAQAYIDYRVQRDLARSKAQDINHSIGQLIGKDRSVVHENANKDSDVFNTQRDLTAGAVSKAIGLRMLPPHVANAHTKGDIHYHDLDYSPYAPMTNCCLIDFATMLGQGFCIGNAEVEPPRSIQTATAQITQIIANVSSSQYGGCSVNRIDELLAPYARLNHEKHLADAQRWLVDPALREDYAREKTCKDIHDAMQSLEYEINTLFTSNGQTPFTSVGFGLGTGWLEREIQRAILRIRIEGLGSQKRTAIFPKLIFTLRRGVNLEAQDPNYDIKQLAVACATRRMYPDVLSYDKIVEITGSFKLPMGCRSFLPAWTDEDGRDVVDGRMNLGVVTLNVPRVALEANGDQEVFWRLLEERLETVHDALVYRVERCKQAVPANAPILYVHGAFGRRLRLDEPVDALFRDGRATVSLGYIGLYEAAAAFFGGAWESNPEAKEFTLRVLRTLADHAQAWTAEHGYRFSVYSTPSESLTDRFCRLDTRKFGVVPDITDKDYYTNSFHYDVRKSPTPFEKLDFEKDYAPLTSGGFIHYCEYPVLQQNPKALEAVWDYAYDRVGYLGTNTPIDHCLACDFRGDFDPTENGFSCPRCGNTDPATCDVVKRTCGYLGNPMVRQWVHGRSEELKSRVKHMASSDPDTIVQ; encoded by the coding sequence ATGGCAGTCGAGGCGGCCGCAGCAGCCGGCACACCCCAGGACCACGTGGGCCTGCTCGTCCGCAAGCGCGACGGCCGCACGCTGTCGTTCGACGCCGGGCGCATCCGGGCCGCGCTCGCCAAGGGGTTCGTCGAGGTCCACGGCGACCTCGACCCGCTGGCCGAGCTGACCATCGCCGACCTCGTGGAGCGCGCCGTCACCGAGCTGGAGCAGCGCTTCACGGGCGAGGTGCGGATCTACGAGATCCAGAACGTCGTCGAGCACACCCTGCTCGAGTCCGGCCAGTACGACGTGGCCCAGGCGTACATCGACTACCGGGTGCAGCGCGACCTCGCGCGCAGCAAGGCCCAGGACATCAACCACTCCATCGGCCAGCTCATCGGCAAGGACCGGTCGGTCGTCCACGAGAACGCCAACAAGGACAGCGACGTCTTCAACACCCAGCGCGACCTGACGGCGGGCGCGGTCAGCAAGGCGATCGGCCTGCGGATGCTCCCGCCGCACGTCGCGAACGCGCACACCAAGGGCGACATCCACTACCACGACCTCGACTACAGCCCCTACGCGCCGATGACGAACTGCTGCCTCATCGACTTCGCGACGATGCTCGGCCAGGGGTTCTGCATCGGCAACGCCGAGGTCGAGCCGCCCCGCTCGATCCAGACGGCCACGGCACAGATCACGCAGATCATCGCGAACGTGTCCTCGAGCCAGTACGGCGGCTGCTCGGTGAACAGGATCGACGAGCTGCTCGCGCCCTACGCACGGCTGAACCACGAGAAGCACCTGGCCGACGCGCAGCGCTGGCTCGTCGACCCCGCGCTGCGCGAGGACTACGCGCGGGAGAAGACCTGCAAGGACATCCACGACGCCATGCAGAGCCTCGAGTACGAGATCAACACGCTGTTCACGTCCAACGGGCAGACGCCGTTCACGTCCGTGGGCTTCGGCCTGGGGACCGGGTGGCTGGAGCGGGAGATCCAGCGGGCGATCCTGCGCATCCGCATCGAGGGGCTGGGCAGCCAGAAGCGCACGGCGATCTTCCCCAAGCTCATCTTCACGCTGCGGCGGGGGGTGAACCTCGAGGCGCAGGACCCGAACTACGACATCAAGCAGCTCGCCGTGGCGTGCGCGACGAGGCGCATGTACCCCGACGTGCTCAGCTACGACAAGATCGTGGAGATCACGGGCAGCTTCAAGCTGCCCATGGGCTGCCGCTCGTTCCTGCCCGCCTGGACCGACGAGGACGGGCGGGACGTCGTCGACGGGCGCATGAACCTCGGTGTCGTCACGCTCAACGTGCCGCGTGTCGCACTCGAGGCGAACGGTGACCAGGAGGTGTTCTGGCGGCTGCTGGAGGAGCGTCTGGAGACCGTGCACGACGCGCTGGTGTACCGCGTCGAGCGGTGCAAGCAGGCGGTGCCGGCCAACGCGCCGATCCTCTACGTGCACGGGGCGTTCGGGCGTCGGCTGCGGCTCGACGAGCCGGTCGACGCACTGTTCCGCGACGGGCGGGCGACGGTCTCGCTGGGGTACATCGGCCTGTACGAGGCGGCGGCCGCGTTCTTCGGCGGCGCGTGGGAGTCGAACCCCGAGGCCAAGGAGTTCACCCTGCGCGTGCTGCGGACCCTGGCGGACCACGCCCAGGCCTGGACCGCGGAGCACGGCTACCGGTTCTCCGTCTACTCGACGCCCAGCGAGAGCCTGACCGACCGGTTCTGCCGCCTCGACACGCGCAAGTTCGGCGTCGTGCCCGACATCACCGACAAGGACTACTACACCAACAGCTTCCACTACGACGTGCGCAAGAGCCCCACGCCGTTCGAGAAGCTCGACTTCGAGAAGGACTACGCCCCGCTGACGTCGGGCGGGTTCATCCACTACTGCGAGTACCCCGTGCTGCAGCAGAACCCCAAGGCGCTCGAGGCCGTGTGGGACTACGCCTACGACCGGGTGGGCTACCTGGGCACCAACACGCCCATCGACCACTGCCTGGCGTGCGACTTCCGCGGGGACTTCGACCCGACCGAGAACGGGTTCTCCTGCCCGCGGTGCGGCAACACGGACCCGGCGACGTGCGACGTCGTCAAGCGCACGTGCGGGTACCTGGGCAATCCCATGGTCCGTCAGTGGGTCCACGGCCGCTCAGAAGAACTCAAGAGCCGCGTCAAGCACATGGCGTCGTCGGATCCGGATACAATTGTTCAGTGA
- the nrdG gene encoding anaerobic ribonucleoside-triphosphate reductase activating protein, producing MVYRTPRPGQWRAQDLSHDRVADYKPFVMVDGEGVRCALYVSGCTFACDGCFNRAAWSFRYGRPYDDALEERILADLHHEAVQGLSLLGGEPFLNTGVCLRVVRRLRAELGRTKDVWCWTGYTFEQLLAEVDAGQHDKAALLAEVDVLVDGPFDAGRKDLTLAFRGSANQRVLDARRSLAQRRAVPWAGAEAPGATDLLATA from the coding sequence ATGGTGTACCGGACCCCGCGTCCCGGGCAGTGGCGGGCGCAGGACCTCAGCCACGACCGCGTCGCGGACTACAAGCCGTTCGTCATGGTCGACGGCGAGGGCGTGCGCTGCGCGCTGTACGTCAGCGGGTGCACCTTCGCCTGCGACGGCTGCTTCAACCGGGCGGCGTGGAGCTTCCGGTACGGGCGCCCGTACGACGACGCGCTCGAGGAGCGGATCCTCGCGGACCTGCACCACGAGGCCGTCCAAGGGCTGTCCCTGCTCGGCGGCGAGCCGTTCCTCAACACCGGGGTGTGCCTGCGCGTCGTGCGCCGCCTGCGCGCCGAGCTCGGCCGGACCAAGGACGTGTGGTGCTGGACGGGGTACACCTTCGAGCAGCTGCTCGCCGAGGTCGACGCCGGCCAGCACGACAAGGCGGCGCTGCTCGCCGAGGTCGACGTGCTGGTCGACGGCCCGTTCGACGCGGGCCGCAAGGACCTGACCCTGGCGTTCCGGGGGAGCGCCAACCAGCGCGTCCTGGACGCGCGCCGGTCGCTCGCGCAGCGCCGGGCCGTGCCGTGGGCAGGGGCGGAGGCGCCCGGCGCGACCGACCTGCTCGCCACCGCCTGA
- a CDS encoding deoxyribonuclease IV, which translates to MVLIGAHVRGDEPLTEAARVGAQAVQLFLADPQGWKKPVRRPDADALAGSGLGLYAHAPYLVNVASTNNRIRIPSRNMIAQHTAAAADLGVRGLVVHGGHVGDGDDVAVGVDNWRKTFERATFPVRVLVENTAGGENACARTLDRWAMLWDAIGGYDVGVCLDTCHAWAAGEDLETIVERLTAITGRIDLVHANSSRDPQGSSRDRHAGFADGTIPPELIAHVVREAGCDVVVETPSQTQADDIAFLREALGA; encoded by the coding sequence GTGGTGCTGATCGGTGCGCACGTGCGCGGCGACGAGCCGCTGACCGAGGCGGCGCGCGTCGGCGCGCAGGCCGTGCAGCTGTTCCTGGCCGACCCGCAGGGGTGGAAGAAGCCCGTGCGACGGCCGGACGCCGACGCGCTCGCCGGCTCAGGGCTCGGGCTGTACGCCCACGCGCCGTACCTGGTGAACGTCGCCTCCACCAACAACCGGATCCGCATCCCCAGCCGCAACATGATCGCCCAGCACACGGCGGCCGCGGCCGACCTGGGCGTGCGCGGCCTGGTGGTCCACGGCGGGCACGTGGGCGACGGCGACGACGTGGCGGTCGGCGTCGACAACTGGCGCAAGACGTTCGAGCGCGCCACGTTCCCCGTGCGCGTCCTCGTCGAGAACACCGCGGGCGGCGAGAACGCGTGCGCCCGGACGCTCGACCGCTGGGCGATGCTGTGGGACGCGATCGGCGGCTACGACGTCGGCGTGTGCCTCGACACGTGCCACGCGTGGGCCGCGGGCGAGGACCTCGAGACGATCGTCGAGCGCCTCACCGCGATCACGGGCCGCATCGACCTCGTGCACGCCAACTCGTCGCGCGACCCCCAGGGGTCGAGCCGCGACCGGCACGCGGGCTTCGCGGACGGCACCATCCCGCCCGAGCTGATCGCGCACGTCGTGCGCGAGGCCGGCTGCGACGTCGTCGTCGAGACGCCCTCGCAGACGCAGGCCGACGACATCGCCTTCCTGCGCGAGGCGCTCGGCGCCTGA
- a CDS encoding response regulator transcription factor, which translates to MFPTPSRPLRVALVEDQPLFRSMLERVFRATEGIEVVASLDTVSEARRVLTPGLVDVVVLDIDLPDGNGIALGVVLRRRQPDLGILLLSGHDAMDLLLDLPRDVAHGWCYLSKTSTTSESALLHAVRAAAVGETVLDPALLERVAPRAGSTVARLTRRQYEVLRLLAQGLSNVGIGERLSITEKSVQNHVYAVYAALGIDTDPARNPRVSAALRLLEETGPAL; encoded by the coding sequence ATGTTTCCCACGCCGTCCCGCCCACTGCGCGTCGCCCTCGTGGAGGACCAGCCGCTGTTCCGCTCCATGCTCGAGCGTGTGTTCCGGGCCACGGAGGGGATCGAGGTGGTGGCGTCCCTCGACACGGTGTCGGAGGCCCGCCGCGTCCTGACCCCCGGCCTCGTCGACGTCGTCGTGCTCGACATCGACCTGCCCGACGGCAACGGCATCGCCCTGGGCGTGGTCCTGCGCCGCAGGCAGCCCGACCTCGGCATCCTGCTGCTGTCCGGGCACGACGCGATGGACCTGCTGCTGGACCTGCCGCGGGACGTCGCGCACGGCTGGTGCTACCTGTCCAAGACCAGCACGACGAGCGAGAGCGCGCTGCTGCACGCGGTGCGCGCGGCCGCGGTGGGCGAGACCGTGCTGGACCCCGCGCTGCTGGAGCGGGTCGCACCCCGCGCGGGGTCGACCGTGGCCCGGCTGACGCGGCGGCAGTACGAGGTGCTGCGCCTGCTGGCGCAGGGCCTGTCGAACGTCGGCATCGGTGAACGGCTCTCGATCACCGAGAAGTCGGTGCAGAACCACGTGTACGCGGTGTACGCGGCGCTCGGCATCGACACGGACCCGGCCCGCAACCCCCGGGTGAGCGCCGCGCTGCGGCTGCTCGAGGAGACCGGCCCGGCGCTGTGA
- a CDS encoding sensor histidine kinase, producing the protein MVRGREVRRAPAPSDDVEADRGALLRGTAIISVGYAVGASLQSAWIYSALVPGWADVDLWRRLAANGLAVAGLLVALSLLRVHRTPGAAAVTARVLTAAVVMSLLRVGVQVALGVHPADDRLALTTEAVTGALVGVIASAVGVGAMVSRRRMRRAARAAEREAVSVELALEALQDEEIRVRRQVAEGLHGTVQQRLLLIDARLATAHERASQALPDVAEDIAWARAELAASRERDVRQLSRLLYPERLELGLVPAVRALLGRLPATIATRLQVGDELRELDDPAGEGLTTAERLLAARVVEEAITNALKNGPPSLVQVALHVEDDVLTVRVTNDGRRFEPAGPRDPESGTSRLDQRLRLAHGSLRVLPREPSGAVVEATLPLGKLQADVVTPRAG; encoded by the coding sequence GTGGTCAGAGGTCGGGAGGTCCGGCGCGCGCCCGCGCCGTCGGACGACGTCGAGGCGGACCGGGGTGCGCTGCTGCGCGGGACCGCGATCATCTCCGTCGGCTACGCGGTCGGTGCGTCGCTGCAGAGCGCGTGGATCTACTCGGCGCTCGTCCCCGGCTGGGCGGACGTCGACCTGTGGCGCCGGCTCGCGGCGAACGGCCTCGCCGTCGCCGGTCTGCTCGTCGCGCTGAGCCTGCTGCGGGTGCACCGGACGCCGGGTGCGGCCGCGGTGACGGCGCGGGTGCTCACGGCCGCCGTGGTCATGAGCCTCCTGCGGGTCGGCGTCCAGGTGGCCCTGGGCGTCCACCCGGCGGACGACCGGCTCGCGCTGACGACCGAGGCCGTGACGGGTGCGCTCGTCGGCGTCATCGCGTCCGCCGTGGGCGTGGGCGCCATGGTCTCGCGCCGGCGGATGCGTCGGGCCGCGCGCGCGGCGGAGCGCGAGGCCGTCAGTGTGGAGCTCGCGCTCGAGGCGCTGCAGGACGAGGAGATCCGGGTGCGGCGGCAGGTGGCCGAAGGGCTGCACGGCACGGTGCAGCAGCGGCTGCTGCTCATCGACGCCCGGCTGGCGACGGCCCATGAGCGGGCGTCGCAGGCGCTGCCGGACGTGGCCGAGGACATCGCGTGGGCGCGCGCCGAGCTCGCGGCGTCGCGCGAGCGCGACGTCCGCCAGCTCAGTCGCCTGCTGTACCCCGAACGCCTCGAGCTGGGGCTGGTGCCCGCCGTGCGGGCCCTGCTCGGCCGGTTGCCGGCCACCATCGCCACCCGGCTGCAGGTGGGCGACGAGCTGCGGGAGCTGGACGACCCGGCGGGGGAGGGCCTGACCACCGCGGAGCGCCTGCTCGCCGCCCGGGTGGTCGAGGAGGCGATCACGAACGCGCTGAAGAACGGGCCGCCGTCGCTCGTGCAGGTGGCGCTGCACGTCGAGGACGACGTGCTGACCGTGCGGGTCACGAACGACGGCCGCCGCTTCGAGCCCGCGGGACCGCGGGACCCGGAGTCCGGCACGTCGCGGCTCGACCAGCGCCTGCGGCTGGCGCACGGGTCCCTGAGGGTCCTGCCGCGTGAGCCCTCGGGTGCCGTCGTGGAGGCGACGCTGCCGCTGGGGAAGCTGCAGGCCGACGTGGTCACGCCGCGCGCGGGCTGA
- a CDS encoding SGNH/GDSL hydrolase family protein translates to MTPALDEDRPTATRPTAGDPPRWSRYVACGDSFTEGLWDAPDGPDGPLRGWADQLASHLSRRRTAAGLPALEYANLAVRGRLLRPILTEQVPAALAYEPDLMSIVGGGNDILRPAVDVDRVAADLERTVAHVRARGVDVLLSTGFDARESPLVRSTRSRAGVFSAHVWSIARRQGAYVLDPWGMRSLLDGRMWADDRIHMTTDGHTRVAQGALVALGLTPDRADWDDPLAPLPPVPRLVQARADARWLREHAYPWATRRLRRRSSGDVRVPKRPALAPVE, encoded by the coding sequence ATGACGCCCGCCCTCGACGAGGACCGCCCGACGGCCACGCGACCGACGGCGGGCGATCCGCCGCGCTGGTCGCGGTACGTCGCCTGCGGGGACTCCTTCACCGAAGGGCTGTGGGACGCGCCCGACGGCCCGGACGGGCCGCTGCGCGGGTGGGCGGACCAGCTCGCGTCCCACCTGTCGCGCCGGCGCACCGCCGCAGGGCTGCCGGCGCTGGAGTACGCCAACCTCGCGGTCCGCGGCCGGCTGCTGCGCCCGATCCTCACGGAGCAGGTGCCTGCCGCCCTGGCGTACGAGCCGGACCTGATGAGCATCGTCGGCGGCGGCAACGACATCCTGCGGCCGGCCGTCGACGTCGACCGGGTCGCCGCCGACCTCGAGCGCACGGTCGCCCACGTGCGCGCCCGGGGGGTGGACGTCCTGCTCAGCACCGGGTTCGACGCACGCGAGAGCCCGCTGGTGCGCTCGACGCGCTCCCGGGCCGGCGTGTTCAGCGCGCACGTGTGGTCGATCGCGCGGCGCCAGGGCGCGTACGTGCTGGACCCGTGGGGCATGCGCAGCCTGCTGGACGGGCGCATGTGGGCGGACGACCGCATCCACATGACCACCGACGGGCACACGCGCGTGGCCCAGGGCGCGCTGGTCGCTCTCGGCCTCACCCCGGACCGCGCGGACTGGGACGACCCGCTGGCCCCGCTGCCCCCCGTCCCGCGGCTGGTGCAGGCACGTGCCGACGCGCGGTGGCTGCGCGAGCACGCCTACCCGTGGGCGACCCGCCGGCTGCGTCGGCGCTCGTCGGGGGACGTGCGGGTCCCGAAGCGGCCCGCCCTCGCCCCCGTGGAGTGA
- a CDS encoding uracil-DNA glycosylase — MDRPLEELVALDWARALAPAQDALDAAGQFLRQEVAAGREYLPASGAILRAFHRPLADVRVLVVGQDPYPTPGHAMGLSFSVQRDVHPVPRSLDNIFRELVDDLGVPRPTSGDLTPWADQGVMLLNRVLTVRPGAPASHRGKGWEQVTDRAIAALVERGGPLVAVLWGRDAQSLRPALGDVPVVAGPHPSPLSAHRGFFGSRPFSCVDALLREQGADPVDWTLP, encoded by the coding sequence GTGGACCGACCCCTCGAGGAGCTCGTCGCCCTGGACTGGGCCCGGGCCCTGGCCCCCGCGCAGGACGCACTGGACGCCGCCGGGCAGTTCCTCCGGCAGGAGGTGGCTGCCGGGCGGGAGTACCTGCCCGCGTCCGGCGCGATCCTGCGGGCGTTCCACCGCCCCCTGGCGGACGTGCGGGTCCTCGTCGTGGGGCAGGACCCCTACCCCACGCCCGGGCACGCCATGGGGCTGTCGTTCTCGGTCCAGCGCGACGTGCACCCGGTGCCGCGGTCGCTCGACAACATCTTCCGCGAGCTCGTCGACGACCTCGGCGTGCCGCGCCCCACGTCCGGGGACCTCACGCCGTGGGCCGACCAGGGCGTCATGCTGCTCAACCGCGTGCTCACGGTGCGCCCGGGCGCACCGGCGTCGCACCGGGGCAAGGGCTGGGAGCAGGTCACCGACCGCGCGATCGCGGCGCTGGTGGAGCGGGGCGGGCCGCTCGTCGCCGTCCTGTGGGGCCGCGACGCGCAGTCGCTGCGTCCGGCGCTGGGTGACGTGCCGGTCGTCGCCGGGCCGCATCCCAGCCCCCTGTCGGCCCACCGCGGGTTCTTCGGCTCCCGGCCGTTCTCCTGCGTCGACGCCCTGCTGCGGGAGCAGGGTGCAGATCCTGTGGACTGGACCCTGCCGTGA
- a CDS encoding DUF3263 domain-containing protein, which yields MDGTATHAVADDLRDDERGADGLSARDRQVLEFERQWWKYAGAKEQAVRELFDMSATRYYQLLNALIDDPAALAHDPMLVKRLRRMRSSRQRARTARRLGAEA from the coding sequence ATGGACGGCACGGCCACGCACGCGGTCGCCGACGACCTGCGCGACGACGAGCGCGGTGCCGACGGGCTCAGCGCCCGTGACCGGCAGGTCCTGGAGTTCGAGCGGCAGTGGTGGAAGTACGCGGGCGCCAAGGAGCAGGCGGTGCGTGAGCTGTTCGACATGTCGGCCACGCGGTACTACCAGCTGCTGAACGCCCTCATCGACGACCCCGCGGCCCTGGCCCACGACCCGATGCTCGTCAAGCGGCTGCGCCGCATGCGCTCGTCGCGGCAGCGCGCCCGCACGGCGCGCCGCCTGGGCGCCGAGGCCTGA
- a CDS encoding LytR C-terminal domain-containing protein, translating to MSKADYPYPEDEFDAISPDAPTGVHRAPRSAWSRWWPFVVVLVVVPALAYGVVTYLSRTGDLPLAGGSPQGQEEPAGTGEDAAEDPGDTEPAPDAEEPPVVETTPAQVPPDLTVPVSVLNGAGIGGLARTTAAELTAAGFTDVSPDDATGTLPAQSTIYITSEDLRTTADLVATTLGVPTIEVAPDRAGDGVSVVLVTDPDA from the coding sequence GTGAGCAAGGCGGACTACCCCTACCCCGAGGACGAGTTCGACGCGATCTCGCCCGACGCGCCCACCGGCGTCCACCGCGCGCCCCGGTCGGCGTGGAGCCGGTGGTGGCCGTTCGTGGTCGTGCTGGTGGTCGTCCCCGCGCTGGCCTACGGCGTGGTGACGTACCTGTCGCGCACCGGGGACCTGCCGCTGGCCGGGGGGTCGCCGCAGGGCCAGGAGGAGCCGGCGGGTACCGGCGAGGACGCCGCCGAGGACCCGGGTGACACCGAGCCCGCGCCCGACGCGGAGGAGCCGCCGGTGGTCGAGACCACGCCCGCGCAGGTGCCGCCCGACCTCACGGTCCCCGTGTCGGTGCTCAACGGCGCGGGCATCGGCGGGCTCGCCCGGACGACGGCCGCCGAGCTGACCGCCGCCGGGTTCACGGACGTCTCGCCCGACGACGCGACGGGCACCCTGCCCGCGCAGTCGACCATCTACATCACGTCGGAGGACCTGCGGACGACCGCGGACCTCGTCGCGACGACGCTGGGCGTGCCGACGATCGAGGTCGCACCGGACCGGGCGGGCGACGGCGTCAGCGTCGTCCTCGTCACCGATCCCGACGCCTGA
- a CDS encoding cold-shock protein → MAQGTVKWFNAEKGFGFITPEGGGPDLFVHFSAIQTEGYRTLEEGQSVDFEVGQGTKGPQAEQVRPV, encoded by the coding sequence ATGGCCCAGGGCACGGTCAAGTGGTTCAACGCGGAGAAGGGGTTCGGGTTCATCACCCCGGAGGGGGGTGGGCCGGACCTGTTCGTGCACTTCAGCGCCATCCAGACGGAGGGCTACCGCACCCTCGAGGAGGGGCAGTCCGTCGACTTCGAGGTCGGCCAGGGCACCAAGGGGCCGCAGGCCGAGCAGGTCCGGCCCGTCTGA